The DNA region CTTTTCTAAGCGCCACACAACCTcggcagagtgagtgtgtgacatgactaagcgccccccccccccccccggtttCTCTCTCTAACGCAACCCCTGATGTTGGATGTGTGCAACATGCGATGACTAACCGGGTCAGCATGTGCGTTCTGTGCCACACGCGACGACCGATCATGCCAGCGTGCGGTCTGGGCGCGAGAGATTAGGAGGGGGAAAAGATGTGCCGCCGGACCAAACGTTGTTGCTCAAGTGGAACCAGCAGCAAAATAAAAAACGGTGTGATGTGCACGCTGTAAGCCACAGGGTGTGTTCCCACGAGAAaacaagggagaaagaggaagtaCAAGCTGCTTAGGACATGGCATTgactgcttctgtgtgtgtgtgtgtgtgtgtgtgtgtgtgtgtgtgtgtgtgtgcgcgcgcatgtgcacGTGAGAGTGTGGATGTCAGATAAACTAACAGCAGCGTTGCAGGTCTGTGGTGGGGAAGGGAGTGCCTCTCTAAAACACAGCTGTGATATTTGCTGTGAATGTGATGCATGTGCTGTGTAATGCCAAGAAGAGAAGAGTAGTgatgtgtaaataaataaatagatctGCACTATATCTCGTGGAAAGGGGAACACGGTCGACCTCCTGACCCAAATGCCTATTttgttaaacaaaaacaaataaaatattccttTGGCTTCTCACACCACGTTATTTACATTACAACCCAAATGCAGAGGCATTTGGACATCTCATTACTGATATTTCACAGGCGTACTTAATAAGCAATAGCAGTTTTGGGAAAACATCCAAGTTACAAAACACTTAGTGTGGACAACAAGGGGCTTCTATGGCATGATGAATGTCACAGTCTTTAATTCATTAAAACACTTGTATCTATTCACAAGTACAACATTAATACAAAAGATCAATAAGGCTACATCACTAATACAATATGacaatgaatacacacacacacactgtaaatttaaatctactgtaaaaaaaacaacaaccattaTTTACATAGAGTATTGGCACTTTATAGCCTTTAGCCATCGCTCCTCTTCATTGTCACCGTAGTCCACTGTCAATATATACACAATACTGCTCATCCAACAACTAGCACGCCATACTGAATGCTAACTATAGGCCATATGGGCTATGTTCTGTCATTCATGGCTTGTACCATTGTGCTGCATTTTCCGACATGTTATTAATTAGCATTGTCTGATAAACTGTGTGCTAGCATAACGATGCTAACACATTGAGAGTCACAAGTTCAACTCTgctgagagaaacaaacaaaaaaatatttcgaTCTCTTGAAGGAATAGTGTCTACTTATTATCATACTGGTCCTGTATATATTTTGGGTGATATCATGGTTAGATTTCCTGGTTGTGTGCGTCTAGTTCAGCTTGTCCATTTGACCCTCAGCTCAGACACTGTACAGGTCAGGCCGGTCCATTTGAAAATAGGAGCAGTGAGTTAGTCATCGCAACGCTGTGCTTGACGATCGTATCTATGGaaatacaacccccccccccccccctccccctcctcctccctcttcaacCCCCGGCACAACTTCCTCACTGGTCAGTCTGTCAAACAAAGCCCTTCCTGTAGCGCTGCTGACGAGCACACTGTAGAAGTTCTGCGTTTCGCCGCTGACTTACAGCCTGTAAAACTGTTCTTCATTTCATGTCAGGTCATAAAAAAGGGTAGTGACAACAAGCCGTGAGAAGCTTaattcgttttttgtttttgtttggtttttttctccatttcccTGTCCTACCCAAGTCCTACCCAAACTGCTTCATGTTTTGAAAAGCTGACTGAGCACCCCCGActgactacatttcccatgttGCACTGCCACTGTGGAGCTGTCAGTCTTGGGTGGCCTGGTTGATGACTTTCCTCTTGCGCACTGAGACCAGGTCATAGAATGGGTCCTTGGTGATGCTAGCCCTGTGAGAGCAGACACAGGAAATCAGTGAGGACTAGCAGCACActgcaccaacacaaacaccaatCAGCATTCAGAATGCATTAACACATGCCAAAATATCTGGCATAgtgtccccgtgtgtgtgtctctgtgtgtgtgtgtgtgtgtgtgtgtgtgtgtgtgtgtgtgtgcgtgtgtgtgtgtgtgtgtgtgtgtgtgtgtgtatgtgtgcatgcttgtatctgtgtgtgtgtgtgtgtgtgtgtgtgtgtgtgtgtgtgtgtgtgtgtgtgtgtgtgtgtgtgtgtgtgtgtgtgtgaatgtgtgtgtgtgtgtgtgtgtgtgtctgtatctgtgtatgtgtgtgtgtgtgtgtgtgtgtgtatgtatctgtgtgtacctaatgtgtgtgtgtgtgtgtgtgtgtgtgcgtgtgtctgaatctgtgtatgtgtgtgtgtgcatttgtatctgtgtatgtgtgtgtgtgtgtctctctgtacctgtgtgtgtgtgtgtgtgtgtctctctgtacctgtgtgtgtgtgtgtctgtatctgtgtgtgtgtgtgtgtgtgtgtgtgtgtgtgtgtgtgtgtgtgtgagtgtgtgtatttgtatctgtgtgtgtgtgtgtgtgtgtctgtacctgtgtgtgtgtgtgagtgtgtgtgtgtgtgtgtgtgtgtgtgtgtgtgtgtgtgtgtgtgtgtctgtatctgtgtgtgtgtgtgtgtgtgtgtctgtgtgtgtgtgtctgtatctgtgtgtgtgtgtgtgtgtgtgtgtgtgtgtgtgtgtgtgtgtgtgtgtgtgtgtgaaatctgtgtgtgtatctgtgtgtgtgtgcgtgtgtgtgtgtgtgtgtgtgcgcatgtgtgtgtgtgtctgtctgtgtctgtgtgtctgtatctgtgtgtgtgtgagtgtgagagcagACTGACCTGACAGACTCTATCCAGTCATCTCTCTCCTCGGCGGTGGCAGCACAGATCATGTAGGACTGGTGCTTCCCCACCACCACACGCCCGTCCGTCTCCGTCTTGCACGCTTTGATCTTCTGCCCTTTACTGTTGGGGTTGTACAGCTCCAGACAatactgcacgcacacacacacacacacacacacacacacacaaacacacacacacacacacacacaaacacacacacacacaaaacatgtttcACTTATTTTCTGtcactatctctctatctctaataATCTACTATATCTACGGTCTATAACAGGTCCAGGCagtactgtgcacacacacagacgacatgtttcacttcttttctttcactatctctatctctaaTCTATATCTATGgattatatctatctatctatctatctatctatctatatctatccaTGCCTGTAGTCTATATTCATCCGTGTCTTCAAATCTGCCTAGATGTCTTTTGAAGTTCCTGAATTTCATCTATGAAGCTATGAACAGCTATGAACGTTTTGGGGTAAGTTCCTAGTGGAATACGTTTCACAAAAGCGGGCAATTCTTTGCTCATTTTGACAAATAGTGGAGTAATTACGAAACTACAGGAAACACTTCTGCTTAAATAAAACGTTCAAACGATTTATGTAATTGAATCCCGAGGCCACGGGAGGAACGATTGATCTCGCAGGAAACGAGCTCCTTATTAGCGCTTGTTATTAACAACCCCGATcacttcacaagagtgaaagcTTGTGTAAGTCCTGAGGGGGGGAAAGTGTCTGGGGTCGCCTTTAGTGACCTTTAGTGACCCCGAGGTCTCGAACCTAGAGAACCTTACCGGTTTGCGTGGACACGCCACTTCTCGGACGCACAGGTTCTCCAGCGGAATGATGCCCCTGGGCTCTTTATCCTGCAAAGGGAAGTGACCAACACCAGAGTTTCAGTAACTGATAAATCACGTTTCCcaatacagtagtgtactataaTGGCCATCCTCAGTCTCACGCTGTCAAGCGCCCCAGtgtttcctcctcttttcttctttatgtgtgtgtgcgtgtgtgtgtgtgtgtgtgtgtgtgtgtgtgtgtgtattaatggcCATCCTCAGTCTCATAATTTCAGGCTCTCCagtatcctctcttctcctatgtgtgtgtgtgtgtgtgtgagagagagaaagggagagagagagtgtgtgtgtgtgtgtgtgtgtgtgtgtgtgttaaaagcctTCACCAGCCTTCGAGTCTTTCTCAGCTCTcttggtccccccccccacagcaccTGGCATCCTAGGAAGCCTCCCATCCGACTGCTAACCAGGCCCGCCACTGCTTATGCGAGCATGTGCAATCGGACGATATCCGacacactgtatatgtgtgtgtgtgtgtgtgtgtgtgtgtgtgtgtgtgtgtgtgtgtgtgtgtgtgtgtgtgttatggctgCAAGCTATCTTGGGTTGTTTTCGAGATTACAGGGAAGTGACGGGTTACAGAGAAAACCAGCTCACTAAGATCCCACAAAAGTGCGCTCAGCTGTGACTTTAGTCACAAATTGCTCTTCAGACTGTCATCATACTCTCAAGCTCTGCgggatcttttttcttttctctctctctctctctctttctatctcactctctctgtctctttatcgctctcctccttcctccatctctctctccctctcaccctctctctctctctctatctctttatctctctcccccttcctccatccctccctctacccacccccctctctctctctctctctgtgtgtgggtgtgtgcaaatGAGAGCAAAGGTAACAGGTGCTGTACAGCGGGTGACAGAGAACTGTCCGTTTCCAAGAACTTACAGTGGTGTACTCAAAGTAGTACAGGCAGTTATCTGTCAGGATGAACCATCTCCTTTTCCACGTCTTCACACGTCCCCCTGCAAACCAACACAGGGCCATATGAGAAAGCAgactcccacacaaacacacactaatgaaaaTCTGTTATTAAAAGGGTTATTAATGTTATACCAAGATAAAGAAACCTAGATGtcattgttttcagtataaagaaACTCACCACTTTTTCGTAAAAAACATTTGACTTAAAAAAAGTTATTTTAAGATGTTTCAtcatgaaaacaagcacatttgGCTGTCCGTGCGTAGAGCAAATTCATCTCAATAAGACTCCTTACAAGTCAAATTGTTATTAAATTTAGTCAAAATTATATTTCAAGAGAGAGCTAAGTAAGTctctttctaaaaacaataccacatatatttttacattttaatataagtTTAATAACACTGAAGTAGTGCACAAACAGactactgtagcacacacaagTCAGTCATGTGGTTGATCAATCtcagtgtgtgcatctgagagCCTAACCTAGTTTCAGAAGCCACCCCTCTCGGTCAGGgttaaagaaagtgtgtgtaaggTCATTCCCATCATCCTCGGGGATTTTGAAAGGCTCGCTCCGTATGCTGTCGTACAGTTTCTGTGTTGGGCGAATGCAAAGATACGCACACTTGATCACAGAGAGGATTACAAAGATATAAagcatcacacatgcacagatatagAAATCATGTCCTGGATATCTCTGGTGAGGTagatatacacacagaaaacGATGGACTCTAAAGCCATAGTGAGCACAAGTAACAGTCTTCTGCGCTGCAGTCGGAAAACACACAGGGTGGAATCACACATTCATCTGTGacatatttatttacttttttagaCATTTAGAGGAACAGGATGTTAATCTGAAATGacaacttttttttaatcaatgttATTTTTAAGAATTTTCATAGAAATGGTGTGACCATTTTTTAAAAGAATTCAACTGCTGACAACTTCCTCATCTGTGCGCACTGGCCAGCTCATGTTTGCATGTCAAACCAAAGTCCTAATGGCCAATTCCCCCCACTCGGTAGCCATCTTGGTAACATGCTTTAGCCAGTTATTTTGGGCAGTTATTTAGGGTAGTTATTTGTCTATTAAAATGAATGGGgaggccatatactgtatataagggAGGTCATATTGACATAAAAAAGTACATCAGGCACTGCGTTCAAATCTGAATTGAATGATATCTCCCCCCAAATTGATAGGctaaaaaaaattacaaaaatgCAGTTGGCTATTCATTACAGGAAGGGTTGGGATATGCAtagacaactgccatattggcaTTACAAACTAACATTTCAATGGAGGAGTGCTGTGCCTCATTAGGAAGTCTATGATGCCATGTGCATGTTATCACATGATCAAAATGATCTCCCCTAGCAATTAAATGACCATTCATTTGTGTTCGACAGTATTGACAGATTTCCTGATGCACTGCATGTCATTGAAACCCCCATTAGAGCCCTGTTGCTATtccttatttgtttgtttacaaacatcttacacacacattatagctCACGCACACAATGAGATCCCCCTATtcgcacctgcacctgcaccggCAGGGCGGGTTCATTAGGATGCCTGTGATTGGCCGAGTGTCGCGTACCGTGAGCAGCTCATTGGGCAGGTCCTCTCCGTTGTTGATGCCCCGGTTCATGGAGATGAAGCGCTCCAGCGTGGTCTTGTCCTTCACGTTGGGGTTGTGCAGGCTGGTGTTGAGCATGATGATGGCGAACGACAGGATGTAGCACGTGTCTGGCATGACCAACGGCAGAGACCGGGGGAACATGAATGTTGAAATATCAAACTCAGTTACCaggaagctgtttttttttagcaggaTATGAGGACATTGTTGTTCTTTAACAGTTCTGTCTAATCCGAGGGTAGTTGTAGCATAGCATGTCATAACATGTCCCTTACAGGGTCAGCAAAGACTGGCGGTTTAAAATGGCTGCTTGTACTGGAGGCACATACAGAATTGTTGTGGGGTATTTC from Sardina pilchardus chromosome 1, fSarPil1.1, whole genome shotgun sequence includes:
- the cyth4b gene encoding cytohesin 4b, which produces MTECCHPVSMEFTVEEQLEIEHLKMHKQDLLEDIQKLKMAIENVMADIQDFESTEESKLIERGKQLSRGKKKFNMDPKKGVSYLVENKLLDGSPQVVAEFLYKEDGLNKTAIGDFLGEREEMHLQTLKAFVELHEFSDLNLVQALRQFLWSFRLPGEAQKIDRMMEAFATRYCDCNANVFQSTDTCYILSFAIIMLNTSLHNPNVKDKTTLERFISMNRGINNGEDLPNELLTKLYDSIRSEPFKIPEDDGNDLTHTFFNPDREGWLLKLGGRVKTWKRRWFILTDNCLYYFEYTTDKEPRGIIPLENLCVREVACPRKPYCLELYNPNSKGQKIKACKTETDGRVVVGKHQSYMICAATAEERDDWIESVRASITKDPFYDLVSVRKRKVINQATQD